A stretch of Oryza brachyantha chromosome 4, ObraRS2, whole genome shotgun sequence DNA encodes these proteins:
- the LOC102701324 gene encoding sedoheptulose-1,7-bisphosphatase, chloroplastic has protein sequence METVAAAGYARGAATRSPACCAAMSFSQSYRAKAARPPSTFYGESLRVNTARPFLPGRQSKAASRAALNTRCEIGDSLEEFLTKATPDKNLIRLLICMGEAMRTISFKVRTASCGGTACVNSFGDEQLAVDMLADKLLFEALEYSHVCKYACSEEVPELQDMGGPVDGGFSVAFDPLDGSSIVDTNFTVGTIFGVWPGDKLTGVTGGDQVAAAMGIYGPRTTYIIALKDCPGTHEFLLLDEGKWQHVKDTTTIGEGKMFSPGNLRATFDNPEYDKLINYYVKEKYTLRYTGGMVPDVNQIIVKEKGIFTNVTSPTAKAKLRLLFEVAPLGFLIEKAGGYSSDGKQSVLDKVINNLDERTQVAYGSKNEIIRFEETLYGSSRLTAGAAVGAAA, from the exons ATggagacggtggcggcggccggctaCGCccgcggggcggcgacgcgctcCCCCGCGTGCTGCGCCGCCATGTCCTTCTCGCAGTCCTACAGGGCCAAG GCTGCCAGGCCACCGAGCACATTCTACGGCGAGTCGCTGCGGGTTAACACGGCGAGGCCGTTCCTCCCGGGGAGGCAGTCCAAGGCGGCGAGCCGGGCGGCGCTCAACACCCGGTGCGAGATCGGGGACAGCCTG GAAGAGTTCCTGACGAAGGCAACGCCGGACAAGAACCTCATCAGGCTGCTCATCTGCATGGGGGAGGCGATGAGGACGATCTCGTTCAAGGTCAGGACCGCGTCGTGCGGCGGCACCGCCTGCGTCAACTCGTTCGGCGACGAGCAGCTCGCCGTCGATATGCTCGCCGACAAGCTCCTCTTCGAG GCTTTGGAATACTCTCATGTCTGCAAGTATGCATGCTCCGAGGAGGTCCCTGAGCTGCAAGACATGGGTGGCCCAGTCGATG GTGGTTTCAGTGTAGCATTCGACCCTCTTGATGGTTCCAGCATTGTCGACACAAACTTCACAGTTGGAACCATATTTGGAGTCTGGCCTGGTGACAAGCTGACAGGCGTCACTGGTGGAGACCAAGTTGCTGCTGCCATGGGCATCTATGGCCCTCGAACGACTTACATTATCGCTCTCAAGGACTGTCCTGGAACTCATGAATTCCTCCTTCTTGATGAAG GTAAATGGCAGCATGTCAAGGACACCACAACCATTGGAGAGGGGAAAATGTTCTCTCCTGGTAACCTGAGGGCTACATTTGATAACCCTGAATATGACAAG CTCATCAACTACTATGTCAAGGAGAAGTACACACTGCGTTACACTGGAGGAATGGTTCCTGATGTCAACCAG ATCATAGTAAAGGAGAAGGGCATCTTCACCAACGTGACATCTCCCACAGCCAAGGCCAAGCTGAGGCTTCTGTTCGAGGTGGCGCCGTTGGGCTTCTTGATAGAGAAAGCCGGCGGGTACAGCAGCGACGGCAAACAGTCGGTGCTGGACAAGGTGATCAACAACCTCGACGAGCGGACCCAGGTGGCCTACGGGTCGAAGAACGAGATCATCCGGTTCGAGGAGACTCTCTACGGCTCGTCGAggctcaccgccggcgccgccgtgggcgCCGCCGCTTAA